One Fusobacterium nucleatum genomic window carries:
- a CDS encoding FprA family A-type flavoprotein, with amino-acid sequence MYKSTKIKDDIVWIGVNDRKIEKWESHIPLDFGVTYNSYVILDEKICIIDGVEEGENGDFFRKLEATIGDRQVDYIIINHVEPDHSGSIKSLLKMYPNIKVVGNAKSISILKLLDIDIPNDRAVVVKEKDILDLGKHKLTFYLMPMVHWPESMATYDTTDKILFSNDAFGSFGALDGAIFNDEANLNIFENEMRRYYSNIVGKLGAPVNAILKKLSSVEISCICPSHGLIWRKDIDKVIKKYQKWANIEAEEEGVVIIYGSMYGHTTEMAEILARQLDERGIKNVQIYDSSKFDISYLFSAIWKYKGLMIGTCTHYNMAFPKIEPLLQKLENYGLKNRYLGIFGNMLWSGGGVKRVKEFADRLTGLEQIGEPVEVKGHVTPIDREKLIELANLMADKLIADR; translated from the coding sequence ATGTATAAAAGTACTAAGATAAAAGATGACATTGTTTGGATTGGAGTTAATGATAGAAAAATAGAAAAATGGGAAAGCCATATTCCATTAGATTTTGGAGTTACGTACAATTCTTATGTGATATTAGATGAAAAAATTTGTATTATTGATGGAGTTGAAGAAGGAGAAAATGGAGATTTTTTTAGAAAATTAGAGGCTACTATTGGAGATAGACAAGTTGATTATATCATAATAAATCATGTTGAGCCAGATCATTCAGGTTCTATTAAGAGTTTATTAAAAATGTATCCTAATATAAAAGTAGTAGGAAATGCAAAGTCTATATCAATATTAAAATTACTAGATATAGATATTCCTAATGATAGAGCAGTAGTTGTAAAAGAGAAAGATATTTTAGATTTAGGAAAGCATAAATTAACATTCTATTTGATGCCTATGGTACATTGGCCAGAATCAATGGCAACTTATGACACAACAGATAAAATTTTATTTTCAAATGATGCCTTTGGAAGTTTTGGAGCATTAGATGGAGCCATTTTTAATGATGAAGCAAATCTTAATATTTTTGAAAATGAAATGAGAAGATATTATTCAAATATAGTTGGAAAATTGGGAGCACCTGTAAATGCTATCTTGAAAAAGTTATCTTCTGTTGAAATTTCTTGTATTTGTCCTTCACATGGATTAATTTGGAGAAAAGATATAGACAAAGTTATTAAAAAATATCAAAAATGGGCTAACATTGAAGCTGAAGAAGAAGGAGTAGTAATTATTTATGGAAGTATGTATGGACATACAACTGAAATGGCTGAAATTTTAGCTAGACAATTAGATGAAAGAGGAATTAAAAACGTTCAAATCTATGACTCTTCAAAGTTTGATATTTCATACCTATTTAGTGCAATTTGGAAGTATAAAGGACTTATGATAGGCACATGTACTCACTATAATATGGCTTTTCCAAAGATAGAACCTTTACTTCAAAAATTAGAAAACTATGGTTTAAAAAATAGATATTTAGGAATTTTTGGAAATATGTTATGGAGTGGTGGTGGAGTAAAAAGAGTTAAAGAATTTGCTGATAGACTGACAGGATTAGAACAAATTGGAGAACCAGTTGAGGTAAAAGGACATGTTACTCCTATTGATAGAGAAAAATTGATAGAACTTGCTAATCTTATGGCAGACAAACTTATAGCAGATAGATAA